A window of Chloroflexota bacterium contains these coding sequences:
- a CDS encoding ABC transporter permease, which yields MRAYLVRRIGYMVLAWWILSALIFIVIQLPPGDYLTTHLNALKAEGLTLHEAEIENLRIYYGLDRTPVEQYVNWITRFIRGDMGRSFGSYGGGSRRTVLSILQEVVPPTMLVTTVSLTLTYLIAVPIGIYSATHQYSLGDYAFTAVGFIGLATPNFMIALMLMYFLFQVFGVSPGGLFSPEYLLAPWSLGKLWDMINHLWVPVFVVATAGTAGLIRVMRGVLLDELGKQYVITARAKGVPERRLLFKYPVRLALNPIISTVGWTLPAIVSGSAITAIVLNIPMTGAVLLVALRVQDMHLAGSILMVEAALTIFGTLLSDVLLVVVDPRIRQERTAV from the coding sequence GTGAGGGCCTACCTCGTCCGGCGCATCGGCTACATGGTGCTCGCCTGGTGGATTCTGAGCGCGTTGATATTCATCGTTATCCAGCTGCCTCCGGGTGACTATCTAACCACCCACCTTAATGCGCTCAAAGCTGAGGGATTGACCCTCCACGAAGCCGAAATCGAAAACCTTCGTATCTACTACGGATTAGACCGAACGCCAGTCGAGCAATATGTGAATTGGATCACGCGGTTTATTCGCGGCGACATGGGACGTTCATTCGGCAGCTACGGTGGCGGATCGCGCCGCACCGTCCTCTCGATCCTGCAAGAAGTCGTACCCCCGACGATGCTAGTGACGACTGTTTCTCTCACCTTGACCTATTTGATCGCAGTGCCAATTGGCATATATTCAGCCACTCATCAGTACAGCCTCGGCGATTACGCATTCACAGCCGTTGGGTTCATTGGCCTAGCTACCCCAAACTTCATGATCGCACTCATGCTTATGTATTTCCTCTTTCAAGTGTTCGGTGTCAGTCCAGGGGGGCTCTTTTCGCCCGAATATCTCCTTGCGCCATGGAGCCTTGGGAAACTGTGGGACATGATCAATCACCTTTGGGTCCCGGTGTTCGTCGTTGCCACCGCAGGAACGGCCGGGCTTATTCGTGTGATGCGAGGCGTGCTTTTGGATGAGCTAGGCAAGCAATACGTCATCACTGCGCGGGCCAAAGGCGTTCCCGAACGACGACTCCTGTTCAAGTATCCGGTTCGATTGGCATTGAACCCCATCATCAGCACCGTGGGATGGACCTTGCCGGCAATTGTCTCGGGCAGCGCCATCACCGCGATCGTGCTCAACATCCCGATGACCGGAGCGGTGCTGCTGGTCGCATTGCGCGTTCAGGACATGCACCTGGCGGGCAGCATCCTGATGGTTGAGGCCGCGCTCACGATTTTCGGAACGCTCCTTTCGGACGTGCTGCTGGTAGTCGTTGACCCTCGAATCCGCCAGGAACGAACAGCTGTCTGA
- a CDS encoding amidohydrolase family protein produces MIIDTQVHILEKAHANDRGVRMHYTWHPMSAELLLDEMDYAGVDKCFFISYTAEDIWPDLGDAWNDPTANRITKEYFLDALPGNTDRLIWFTDHINPDRPGYLDRIREDLDAGAVGLKIFPAYRGHLPSDPGLRKVYELCAERDVPIIMAWERWNDPRLRACVSDYQEFLDLFEPVARDFPTVKFLLTHWGCFTWGDLWLANCRPPFPLLDPFVQLLNRHEHLYTDIAAVTIFFGDEMAWTNGRMEGPEWEYPYANGLALLERLVKGAGVERVMWGTDWPWTDGRCTYKQNLTMVSTHADFLSDEDKRLVLGVNAAKFAGLSMD; encoded by the coding sequence ATGATTATCGACACTCAAGTCCACATCTTGGAGAAGGCCCACGCCAACGATCGTGGCGTTCGGATGCACTACACCTGGCACCCCATGTCGGCCGAGTTGCTGCTCGACGAGATGGACTACGCCGGCGTGGACAAGTGCTTCTTCATCAGCTACACGGCGGAGGACATCTGGCCGGACCTGGGCGACGCCTGGAACGACCCAACCGCCAACCGCATCACCAAGGAGTATTTCCTCGACGCCCTGCCGGGAAACACCGATCGGTTGATCTGGTTCACCGATCACATCAATCCCGATCGACCGGGGTATCTCGACCGCATCCGGGAGGACCTCGACGCGGGGGCCGTCGGACTCAAGATCTTTCCGGCCTATCGAGGCCACCTGCCGTCCGATCCCGGGCTGCGCAAGGTCTACGAGCTATGCGCCGAGCGCGACGTGCCGATCATCATGGCCTGGGAGCGCTGGAACGACCCGCGCCTGCGCGCCTGCGTGTCGGACTACCAGGAATTCCTGGATCTATTCGAGCCGGTCGCGCGCGATTTCCCCACGGTCAAATTCCTGCTGACGCATTGGGGCTGCTTTACCTGGGGGGACTTGTGGCTGGCGAACTGCCGACCGCCGTTCCCGCTGCTTGACCCGTTCGTGCAGCTGCTGAACCGGCACGAGCACCTCTACACGGACATCGCCGCCGTCACGATCTTCTTCGGCGACGAGATGGCCTGGACCAACGGCCGCATGGAAGGCCCGGAGTGGGAATACCCCTACGCCAACGGTCTTGCCCTACTGGAACGACTCGTCAAGGGCGCGGGCGTGGAGCGGGTGATGTGGGGTACGGACTGGCCGTGGACGGACGGCCGCTGCACCTACAAGCAAAACCTCACCATGGTCTCCACGCACGCGGACTTCCTGTCGGACGAGGACAAGCGGCTCGTGCTCGGCGTCAACGCGGCAAAGTTTGCCGGGCTGTCAATGGACTGA
- a CDS encoding hydantoinase B/oxoprolinase family protein — translation MAADAVTIELIRNALISVTGEMRTKIMRSAFSPIIYESLDFSVAFFNERVETLAQADGLPYFLCDLPNAVRAVIEDVGGVEHMRAGDVFLVNDPYRCSQHPQDVSIVKPAYYEGELFGFTAVRVHLIDLGGKAGFASTDATEIFQEGLVIPTVHLHVEGRLNEEIVRLMAANSRMSRSTMLGDLQAQVGACIVGEERLVEVIDRFGYDLYRECCDALLVQGEAYARAKVHEIPDGRYSAELFLDDDGVNRDVPVRIEVTLIVDESDMVVDLTGSSGPCAGPYNMNPNYTNAICRIAFKSLTSPHEPSNEGHFRPVRAHVPDESVFNAQRPAPVFWGFKTAGTLVDCIRRAATQAVTAHPVAGNYGWSCGAHVFGEHPADGSFFAMVDEAGGGWGARPGADGEDAMVMGGIRNNPVEVSERKFPVIVEAYELRTGSGGPGAFRGGLGVRRSTRLLADVRLVANFERSQCRPWGLHGGQPAQGSFIEIHHPDDRVERVQKCTNHALPTGSRVVYFTGGGGGYGDPRERAIGRVMDDVRRGYITPAEAESTYAVCVDRSTGRIDEAQTRALRAGQGRSDDTADIAAEGAVETRHPHAREKREG, via the coding sequence ATGGCGGCTGACGCCGTGACGATCGAGCTGATCCGCAACGCGCTGATCTCGGTGACGGGCGAGATGCGGACCAAGATCATGCGATCAGCGTTCAGCCCGATCATCTACGAGTCACTGGACTTCTCGGTCGCGTTCTTCAACGAGCGGGTGGAGACACTGGCCCAGGCCGACGGGCTGCCGTATTTCCTGTGCGACCTCCCCAACGCGGTGCGGGCGGTGATCGAGGACGTGGGCGGGGTCGAGCACATGCGCGCCGGCGACGTCTTCCTCGTCAACGACCCGTATCGCTGCTCGCAGCACCCGCAAGACGTGAGCATCGTCAAGCCCGCCTACTACGAGGGCGAGCTCTTCGGATTCACCGCGGTGCGGGTGCATCTGATCGATCTGGGAGGCAAGGCCGGCTTCGCGAGCACCGACGCCACCGAGATCTTCCAAGAGGGCCTGGTGATTCCGACGGTACACCTGCACGTCGAAGGGCGGCTCAACGAGGAGATCGTGCGGCTGATGGCAGCCAACAGCCGCATGTCACGTTCCACGATGCTCGGCGACCTGCAGGCACAGGTGGGCGCCTGCATCGTGGGCGAAGAGCGTCTCGTCGAGGTGATTGACCGCTTCGGCTACGACCTGTACCGCGAGTGCTGCGACGCGCTGCTGGTGCAGGGCGAGGCCTACGCTCGCGCCAAGGTCCACGAGATCCCCGACGGCAGGTACTCGGCGGAGCTGTTCTTGGATGACGACGGCGTCAACCGCGACGTGCCAGTCCGCATCGAGGTGACGCTGATCGTCGACGAGTCCGACATGGTGGTGGACCTGACCGGTTCGAGCGGCCCTTGCGCCGGGCCCTACAACATGAACCCGAACTACACCAACGCCATCTGCCGCATCGCGTTCAAGAGTCTGACGAGCCCGCATGAGCCGTCGAACGAGGGGCACTTCCGACCCGTTCGAGCGCACGTGCCTGACGAATCGGTGTTCAACGCCCAGCGGCCGGCACCCGTGTTCTGGGGCTTCAAGACGGCGGGCACGCTGGTCGATTGCATCCGTCGCGCCGCCACCCAGGCGGTCACGGCGCACCCGGTGGCCGGCAACTACGGTTGGAGTTGCGGCGCGCACGTGTTTGGTGAACATCCGGCGGACGGCAGCTTCTTCGCCATGGTGGACGAAGCCGGCGGCGGATGGGGCGCCCGGCCGGGCGCCGACGGCGAGGACGCCATGGTGATGGGGGGCATTCGCAACAACCCGGTCGAGGTCTCCGAGCGAAAGTTCCCGGTGATAGTGGAGGCCTACGAGTTGCGAACAGGGTCGGGCGGGCCCGGAGCGTTCCGCGGCGGACTTGGCGTCCGGCGCTCGACTCGGCTGCTGGCCGACGTGCGCCTGGTTGCGAACTTCGAGCGCTCGCAGTGTCGGCCCTGGGGGTTGCACGGCGGCCAGCCGGCACAAGGCAGCTTCATCGAGATTCACCATCCGGACGACCGCGTGGAGCGGGTGCAGAAGTGCACCAACCACGCACTGCCGACCGGGTCGCGCGTGGTCTATTTCACCGGCGGGGGCGGCGGCTACGGCGACCCTCGCGAGCGAGCGATCGGCCGGGTGATGGACGACGTCCGTCGCGGCTACATCACGCCGGCTGAGGCTGAATCTACGTATGCGGTGTGCGTCGACCGCAGCACCGGGCGGATCGATGAGGCGCAGACGCGCGCGCTGAGAGCCGGCCAGGGACGATCTGACGATACAGCGGACATAGCCGCGGAGGGCGCCGTCGAGACGCGCCACCCGCACGCCCGAGAAAAGAGGGAAGGATGA
- a CDS encoding ABC transporter permease → MWRKMRRHRLGMFSLCLLAIAYFFALTYDFWIPYKETSDHGFLNSPPSRIHFWDSEGNFQGPFVYGIKSELDPVEFKRVYEDDLSTINKIVFFQRGEPYKFWGLWEMDLHFFGVADGKVFLFGTDRLGRDMFSRVLAGARISLSIGLIGVLLSFVLGVVIGSVSGYIGGTSDILIQRFIEVVISIPSIPLWMAIGAAIPPFWTPIQRYFAITVVLSVIGWAGLARVVRGKILELREHDYVMAARVAGAGHMRLIFDHMVPGFMSYLIVSLTLTVPNMILAETSLSFLGLGIREPSVSWGSLMQDAQNVRSIALYPWMLIPGLFVIVVVLLFNFMGDGLRDAADPYT, encoded by the coding sequence ATGTGGCGCAAAATGCGGCGACATAGGCTGGGCATGTTTAGCCTGTGTCTATTGGCGATTGCCTATTTTTTTGCACTGACCTATGACTTTTGGATTCCATATAAAGAGACCTCGGACCACGGATTCCTGAACTCACCGCCTTCCCGCATCCACTTCTGGGATAGCGAAGGCAACTTCCAGGGACCGTTTGTCTATGGAATCAAGTCAGAGCTGGATCCGGTGGAGTTCAAGCGGGTCTACGAAGATGATCTTTCCACGATAAACAAGATCGTCTTCTTTCAACGCGGTGAGCCATACAAATTCTGGGGCCTTTGGGAGATGGATCTCCACTTCTTTGGTGTAGCGGATGGAAAGGTATTCCTTTTCGGGACGGACAGGCTGGGACGCGATATGTTCTCTCGTGTCCTGGCGGGTGCTCGGATCAGCCTTTCCATTGGTCTCATCGGGGTCTTGCTGAGCTTCGTGCTCGGCGTGGTCATCGGCTCGGTGTCCGGCTATATCGGGGGGACGAGCGACATCCTCATTCAACGGTTTATCGAGGTCGTGATCTCGATTCCATCGATCCCGCTGTGGATGGCAATCGGTGCCGCAATCCCGCCGTTCTGGACGCCCATTCAGCGCTATTTCGCAATCACGGTGGTGCTGTCAGTCATCGGCTGGGCCGGCCTGGCTCGGGTGGTGCGGGGCAAGATCCTCGAGTTGCGCGAACACGACTACGTGATGGCGGCCAGAGTTGCCGGCGCCGGGCATATGCGGCTGATCTTCGACCACATGGTTCCCGGATTCATGAGCTATTTGATCGTCAGCCTGACGTTGACGGTGCCGAACATGATTCTCGCCGAGACTTCGCTGAGCTTCTTGGGGCTGGGGATTCGTGAGCCATCAGTGAGCTGGGGAAGCCTGATGCAAGACGCCCAGAACGTACGGAGCATCGCCCTCTATCCCTGGATGCTCATTCCTGGCCTGTTTGTGATCGTGGTGGTGTTGCTGTTCAACTTCATGGGTGACGGCTTGCGCGACGCAGCCGATCCATACACCTAG
- a CDS encoding cadherin domain-containing protein, translating to MLAHASATRGNDAGTFAIDASSGAITVDGALDYETTTSYALTVTASHGVSTSTVAVAITVDDALDYETTTSYALTVTASHGVSTSTVAVAITVTDVVDTRPAKPTNLTATVNTAGSITLSWDDPGDDSITGYQILRRRSTEGEKTLLVYVENTGSSSTTYSDTSVTDGVRHVYRIKAINAFGLSEISDFVRVEP from the coding sequence GTGCTGGCTCACGCATCTGCCACCCGCGGCAACGATGCCGGGACCTTTGCCATCGACGCTAGCTCGGGCGCCATCACGGTGGACGGCGCGCTGGACTACGAGACCACCACGAGCTACGCGCTGACGGTGACGGCCAGTCACGGGGTGAGCACGTCGACGGTCGCGGTGGCCATCACGGTGGACGACGCGCTGGACTACGAGACCACGACAAGCTACGCGCTGACGGTGACGGCCAGCCACGGGGTGAGCACGTCGACGGTCGCGGTGGCCATCACGGTCACGGACGTCGTGGACACCCGTCCGGCGAAGCCGACGAATCTGACGGCGACGGTGAATACCGCCGGCTCGATCACCTTGAGCTGGGACGACCCCGGTGACGATTCGATTACGGGCTACCAGATCCTTCGGAGAAGGTCCACCGAGGGCGAAAAGACGCTGCTGGTCTACGTGGAGAACACGGGCAGCAGCAGCACCACGTACTCCGACACGAGCGTGACGGATGGCGTGCGCCATGTCTACCGGATCAAGGCGATCAACGCCTTCGGCCTCAGCGAAATCTCCGACTTCGTGCGCGTCGAACCCTAG
- a CDS encoding ABC transporter substrate-binding protein yields the protein MRKLSRRKFMTMTGGVAAMSALAACGEAEVTEKTVTVTVTEVKEVIKEVPVETVVRQEVIKEVPIETVVTKEIIKEVPVEVVKEVQVETVVTKEVVKEIPVERIVIKEVPTPSRFSEAPMLAAKVQAGSLPPVDSRLPKDPWVIEPVEQVGNYGGTLRLGGIRRSIEIGYGGDASLMAYAMTGTELFLDLAKNLDVSSDLQTFTFEIREGHKWSDGAPFTADDFMFTYEDYWGNDLANPSGSLQHGAERIGLREIVKVEDTVVEFKFDRPAPQYLDRMGRYSGDPWVFSPRHYLERFHEKYNSDAQRLAEKAGFETWADHFKSKFYYGPSTSLSREDAAFRPALGPWVNVGASPEVTQFARNPYYHAVDTAGNQLPYIDYVNHFWIKDKEVYQIKVTAGELDFAQFVLDLKNMELYRAEEDRGGYRTVVASSLRTSAMSLFPNQTYKDPAIAAIFREKDFRVAASVAINREAINETLFFGLARPFTPYLLESYSFFKPEWGTLHTEYDPDQANRLLDGIGLDKRDSEGWRLRPDGERFSILLTVSDQEGPKEDIATLVIKDWQAVGLHAEWQFEEEALFRERARTFTEVMMPQDISEAAAYFTRWASWHYGMDTYESYWAGSWAQWIQTDGAEGEEPPDWVKEAKNLREQWRQAVPGSAEYDDLGVKFWSYFYDQYPIIGTVGYPPQPTIVNQNLRNVPTGINFAAAINFVRPYGFPQFYYDR from the coding sequence ATGCGTAAGCTCAGCCGCAGAAAATTCATGACCATGACCGGCGGGGTCGCCGCGATGTCCGCGTTGGCTGCATGCGGCGAGGCGGAGGTCACCGAGAAGACCGTGACGGTGACGGTCACCGAAGTTAAAGAGGTCATCAAGGAAGTCCCGGTCGAGACCGTGGTGAGGCAAGAGGTCATCAAGGAAGTTCCCATTGAGACGGTGGTGACCAAGGAAATCATCAAGGAAGTCCCCGTAGAGGTCGTCAAGGAGGTTCAGGTCGAGACGGTTGTTACGAAGGAGGTCGTCAAGGAAATCCCCGTCGAGCGCATCGTCATCAAGGAAGTGCCCACGCCATCCCGATTTTCGGAGGCGCCGATGCTGGCGGCCAAGGTCCAGGCGGGCTCCCTGCCCCCCGTCGATAGCCGCCTGCCCAAGGACCCGTGGGTTATCGAGCCGGTCGAGCAAGTCGGGAACTACGGCGGCACGCTGCGGCTGGGCGGCATTCGCCGCTCGATTGAGATTGGCTACGGGGGCGACGCCAGTCTCATGGCCTACGCCATGACGGGAACCGAGCTGTTTCTCGACCTAGCCAAGAACCTCGATGTCTCGAGTGACTTGCAGACGTTCACCTTCGAGATTCGGGAAGGCCACAAGTGGTCCGATGGTGCGCCGTTCACGGCGGACGATTTCATGTTCACTTACGAGGACTACTGGGGCAACGATCTCGCCAACCCGAGCGGTAGTCTCCAGCACGGCGCCGAGAGGATTGGGCTCCGCGAGATCGTCAAGGTCGAGGACACGGTCGTCGAGTTCAAATTCGACCGGCCGGCGCCTCAGTATCTGGATCGCATGGGACGGTACTCCGGTGATCCCTGGGTGTTTTCACCGCGGCACTACCTTGAGCGCTTCCATGAGAAGTACAACTCGGACGCGCAGCGACTCGCCGAGAAAGCCGGTTTTGAAACCTGGGCCGACCATTTCAAGTCCAAGTTCTACTACGGGCCCAGCACTTCGCTGTCGCGAGAGGACGCAGCCTTCCGTCCGGCTCTCGGGCCATGGGTCAACGTCGGCGCCTCGCCTGAGGTCACGCAGTTTGCGCGGAACCCCTACTATCACGCGGTCGATACCGCGGGAAACCAGTTGCCCTACATCGACTACGTCAACCACTTCTGGATCAAGGACAAGGAGGTCTACCAGATCAAGGTCACGGCCGGTGAGCTTGACTTTGCGCAGTTCGTGCTCGACCTCAAGAACATGGAGCTCTATCGGGCGGAGGAGGACCGCGGGGGATACCGCACGGTGGTCGCTTCCAGCTTGCGAACGTCGGCCATGTCCTTGTTCCCCAACCAGACCTACAAGGATCCGGCGATCGCTGCCATCTTCCGGGAGAAGGACTTTCGGGTCGCGGCTTCGGTGGCCATTAATCGCGAGGCCATCAACGAGACCTTGTTCTTTGGCCTGGCGCGGCCGTTCACGCCCTACCTGCTTGAGTCCTACAGCTTCTTCAAGCCGGAGTGGGGCACGCTCCATACCGAATACGATCCCGACCAGGCCAATCGCCTGCTCGATGGGATAGGGCTGGACAAGCGCGACAGCGAGGGCTGGCGACTCCGGCCGGACGGTGAGCGGTTCAGCATCTTGCTGACAGTCTCCGACCAGGAGGGCCCCAAGGAAGACATCGCCACGCTGGTCATCAAGGACTGGCAGGCGGTGGGCCTCCATGCCGAGTGGCAGTTCGAAGAGGAAGCGCTCTTCCGCGAGCGTGCGAGGACGTTCACTGAAGTGATGATGCCCCAGGACATCAGCGAAGCGGCGGCCTATTTCACCCGCTGGGCGTCGTGGCACTACGGCATGGACACCTATGAGAGCTATTGGGCCGGCAGTTGGGCCCAATGGATCCAAACCGACGGCGCGGAAGGCGAGGAGCCTCCGGACTGGGTGAAAGAGGCCAAGAATCTGCGCGAGCAATGGCGCCAGGCAGTGCCGGGCTCAGCCGAGTACGACGATCTCGGCGTGAAGTTCTGGTCCTACTTCTACGACCAGTACCCAATCATCGGCACGGTCGGATATCCGCCGCAGCCGACCATCGTCAATCAGAATCTGCGCAACGTGCCGACGGGCATCAACTTCGCTGCCGCGATTAACTTCGTGCGGCCCTACGGCTTCCCGCAGTTCTACTACGACCGGTAG
- a CDS encoding HNH endonuclease signature motif containing protein has product MFDDVVHRTDIPRRTDQGDVPNYRTHKHRLYGRQEGVCAGCLVLFPFRNFTVDHIIARRKGGSDALDNLQLLCAACNAVKGTQSQEAFIARLVAQGVRP; this is encoded by the coding sequence ATGTTCGACGACGTGGTGCACCGCACCGACATTCCGCGCCGCACCGATCAAGGCGACGTGCCCAACTACCGCACCCACAAGCACCGGTTGTATGGCCGTCAAGAGGGGGTGTGCGCGGGCTGTCTCGTGCTGTTCCCGTTCCGCAATTTCACCGTCGACCACATCATCGCGCGCCGCAAGGGCGGCAGTGACGCGCTCGACAATCTCCAGTTGCTATGCGCCGCGTGCAACGCCGTGAAGGGCACGCAGTCGCAGGAAGCGTTCATCGCACGGCTCGTTGCGCAAGGGGTCCGCCCATGA
- a CDS encoding IS1595 family transposase, translating into MAQQAPGQHYRKGISLVEIMRMFPDDATAEAWFASTRWPDGPRCPACDSDNVLSGAKHKTMPYRCRAKGCRKRFSVKTGTVMEASNIGYQKWAMAMYLSLTSLKSVSSMKLHRDLDISQKSAWHMAHRLRQAFAQASDEPMAGPVEVDETFVGGKRKNMSNAQRAELADAGRGTVGKTAVAGIKDRATNQVRAEVVPDTTRATLQGFVGEHAAAGATIYTDEATAYAGLPNHETVRHSVGEYVRDQAHTNGLESFWAALKRAHDGVFHKMSPKHLDRYVQEFAGKHNVRGADTRDQLRGLVADMDGRRLTYDALIAPNGLSSGARRS; encoded by the coding sequence ATGGCACAGCAGGCACCGGGCCAGCACTACCGCAAGGGCATTTCCCTGGTCGAGATCATGCGGATGTTCCCCGACGACGCGACCGCCGAGGCCTGGTTCGCATCCACCCGCTGGCCCGACGGCCCGCGCTGCCCCGCCTGCGACTCCGACAACGTGCTCTCCGGCGCCAAGCACAAGACCATGCCCTACCGCTGCCGCGCCAAGGGCTGCCGCAAGCGGTTCTCCGTCAAGACCGGCACGGTCATGGAAGCCTCGAACATCGGCTACCAGAAGTGGGCGATGGCCATGTACTTGAGCCTCACGTCGCTCAAGAGTGTGTCCAGCATGAAGCTCCACCGCGACCTGGACATCTCCCAGAAGTCCGCGTGGCACATGGCCCACCGGCTGCGGCAAGCGTTCGCCCAGGCATCCGACGAGCCGATGGCCGGCCCGGTGGAAGTGGACGAGACGTTCGTGGGCGGCAAGCGCAAGAACATGTCGAACGCGCAACGCGCCGAACTCGCGGACGCTGGCCGCGGCACCGTCGGCAAGACCGCCGTGGCGGGCATCAAGGATCGGGCGACCAATCAGGTCCGCGCCGAGGTGGTGCCGGACACGACGCGCGCCACGCTCCAGGGCTTCGTCGGCGAGCACGCGGCGGCTGGCGCGACGATCTACACCGACGAGGCCACGGCGTACGCGGGGCTGCCGAACCATGAGACCGTCCGGCATAGCGTCGGCGAGTACGTGCGCGACCAGGCGCACACCAACGGCCTGGAATCCTTCTGGGCCGCGCTCAAGCGGGCGCACGACGGCGTGTTCCACAAGATGAGCCCGAAGCACCTCGACCGCTACGTCCAGGAGTTCGCGGGCAAGCACAACGTGCGCGGCGCGGACACGCGCGACCAGCTGCGCGGGCTGGTGGCCGACATGGACGGCCGGCGGCTCACCTACGACGCGCTGATCGCCCCGAACGGGCTGTCCAGTGGGGCGCGGCGGTCATGA
- a CDS encoding efflux RND transporter periplasmic adaptor subunit, giving the protein MRNGIRALGALALASLVVTGCDFFTESESSAPALIAAPPSYLDRPTVQVERGRIQQDIRLDGRVAAELETALAFDVPGMLKVVHVRRGDEVRAGAVVAELDTSARADDITAAQANLESVEQRLTAAESELFEQQAAAEEAFLLAQGQVFARQQALDTLLAGPSAASLATAQAAVATAEAALAGRHAEVRRIEETLPAAIDAARADVEFHELRQMSAQDEFRRLQGQSPPASAEALAAAEQAVAAVTLALAGARYELSLLERPEGPPTLQVARASTAGAEASLASAEAELEALRAGADDATIEHARTLRQAAVLRRDAAQRSLAAIENGEHGAAHEVATLREAAAAARSKLAELRAPTADHQLTAPFDGVVTYVPRVPGTQVQSGEAIVEMADASTLVVRAGVPRGYQPQLAVGQAVDVVVGGLEGVVFRGRVAVLPHEIGAPGGGTVRVDEAKITADWTDADVEIGMRAVMTITLQVKDRVLKVPVTAVRTVNLRQFVEALIDGRRRSLPVRTGIRSDSEIEIIDGVEEGAVIFESY; this is encoded by the coding sequence GTGAGGAATGGCATCCGCGCCCTCGGGGCTTTGGCCCTGGCGAGTCTCGTCGTAACCGGCTGCGACTTCTTTACCGAGAGTGAATCAAGCGCCCCGGCGCTGATCGCGGCGCCCCCGAGTTACCTGGACCGTCCCACGGTCCAAGTTGAGCGCGGCCGGATCCAGCAAGACATCCGCCTGGACGGCCGAGTCGCGGCCGAGCTGGAGACGGCCCTCGCCTTCGACGTCCCAGGGATGCTCAAGGTGGTCCACGTGCGGCGGGGCGACGAGGTGCGGGCCGGAGCGGTGGTGGCGGAGCTGGACACCAGCGCCAGAGCGGACGACATCACCGCGGCGCAGGCCAACCTCGAAAGCGTCGAGCAGCGGCTCACCGCCGCTGAATCCGAGCTCTTCGAGCAACAGGCGGCGGCCGAGGAGGCATTTCTGCTGGCCCAGGGTCAGGTCTTCGCCCGACAGCAAGCGCTCGACACGTTGCTCGCCGGACCTTCGGCGGCAAGCCTTGCCACCGCCCAGGCGGCGGTTGCCACGGCAGAGGCTGCGCTTGCAGGTCGCCACGCGGAGGTGCGCCGCATCGAGGAGACGCTGCCGGCGGCCATCGACGCCGCGAGAGCCGACGTTGAATTCCATGAGCTGCGGCAGATGAGCGCTCAGGACGAGTTTCGGCGCCTGCAGGGGCAGAGCCCGCCGGCTTCCGCCGAAGCGCTGGCAGCGGCCGAGCAGGCCGTGGCCGCCGTCACGCTCGCCTTGGCCGGCGCGCGCTACGAACTCTCCCTGCTCGAGCGTCCCGAGGGCCCGCCTACGCTGCAGGTCGCGCGGGCCTCGACGGCGGGCGCGGAGGCGTCGCTCGCCAGCGCCGAAGCCGAGTTGGAAGCCCTCCGGGCCGGAGCGGACGACGCCACGATCGAGCACGCGCGGACCCTCCGGCAAGCTGCCGTTCTCCGGCGCGATGCCGCCCAGCGATCCCTAGCTGCAATCGAGAATGGCGAACACGGAGCGGCTCACGAGGTTGCGACGCTGCGCGAAGCCGCCGCGGCTGCCCGTTCGAAGCTGGCGGAGTTGAGAGCGCCCACTGCTGACCATCAACTCACGGCACCGTTTGACGGCGTGGTGACGTACGTGCCTCGCGTGCCGGGTACCCAGGTGCAATCCGGAGAGGCGATCGTTGAGATGGCCGACGCAAGCACGCTGGTGGTGCGCGCGGGCGTTCCTCGCGGCTATCAGCCCCAGCTTGCGGTGGGGCAGGCGGTGGACGTGGTCGTCGGCGGACTGGAGGGAGTGGTCTTCCGAGGTCGGGTTGCCGTGCTGCCGCATGAGATCGGCGCGCCGGGCGGCGGCACCGTACGTGTCGACGAGGCGAAGATCACCGCGGACTGGACCGATGCGGACGTCGAGATCGGGATGCGCGCGGTCATGACGATCACCCTGCAGGTCAAGGATCGCGTGCTGAAGGTCCCTGTCACGGCCGTCCGTACCGTGAACTTGCGCCAGTTCGTCGAGGCGCTCATCGACGGGCGGCGGCGCAGCTTGCCGGTGCGCACCGGCATTCGCAGTGACTCCGAGATCGAAATCATCGACGGCGTCGAGGAAGGCGCCGTCATCTTCGAGTCCTACTGA